DNA sequence from the Gopherus evgoodei ecotype Sinaloan lineage chromosome 3, rGopEvg1_v1.p, whole genome shotgun sequence genome:
GAAGGGGGGTAAAATTCACCACGAGTCAACAGAGCAGCATTGATGAAGAGCTAGTGTGACTTGCAGAGCGAACAAATTACTGTGGTAAAGTGATCTCACTCTTGTACCAGTGCCATCCCTGCAATCCAGCCCATGGTTAAAGATATTCCAGTCAACAGCTCGCGCTCTGCGCAGCGTGTGCGTGCACAAAAGCAAACAGCGTTTAAAGCATGCAACGAGCCAGCCAGGTTTGCAATGATGCAAGCAACAGGAGAGCAACATGCATCTCCTCCAGGACTTGCATTGCGTATGGCCAGAGCGGAGTGTACTTGCTTCTCCTGTGTTCAGAAGGTTTAGCAGGGTCGGTGCGCCGAGAATCATCCCCTCCCCcgcatctccccctcccttcccgcgTCCATGTGGTTGCAAGCAGCCAAGCTCCTTTTCCCCCCTTAGAGTTTGGTTACAAAAAGGGAGCGAGCGGTTGTGGGGCGGGGTGTAGGCGCCCCGGCGTGGGCCAATCGGCGGTTCCCCCGGAGCCGGTTGCCAGAGGTCTCCACGTAAATCAAAGCGGCGGGAGCCAATGGGTGGGCGCGGGAGGGAGGAGCCGGGACGCGTGCCTTTGCAGTGGGTTCTGCCAAGGGGACTTTGGGGGGAGCGAAAGGAGAGAGGAGCCCGAGGCGAAAAAGTAGCTGTCAAATGCGCGGCTCCTTTAACCAGAGCGATCAGTCCGGCTCGGAGAGTCATGGCGACCACAGCGTCTAACCACTACAGCCTGCTCACCTCCAGCTCCTCCATGGTGCATGCGGAGCCGCCGGGGAGCATGCAGCCGGGCGCCGGCTACAGGGATGCACAGACGCTGGTGCAGGCGGACTACACGCTGCAGAGCAACGGGCACCCGCTCAGCCACGCTCACCAATGGATCACGGCGTTGTCCCACGGtgggggaggcggcggcggcggggacTCGCCCTGGTCCACCAGCCCCCTGGGCCAGCAGGACATCAAGCCCTCGGTGGTGCAGTCCGGGGGCCGGGGGGAcgagctgcagcagcaccagcagcagcaccagcagcagcaggggagaccTCCCCACCTGGTGCATCACGCCGGCAGCCACCACGCCGCCGCCGGGGCATGGAGGACGGGCGCCTCGGCTCACCTGCCGCCCAGCATGGCCTCCTCGAACGGGGGGCAAGCAGGGCTGCTCTACTCCCAGCCCCCGGGCTTCACGGTCAACGGGATGCTGAGCTCCGGCCAGCCGGGCTTGCACCACCACGGCCTGAGGGATGCCCACgatgaacagcagcagcaccacggCGGAGAGCACCCCGGGGGGCACCCGCAGCAGCACCCTccgcaccagcagcagcagcaccccggGGGCGGCGGCGGGGGCCACCACGACCCCCACTCGGACGAGGACACGCCGACCTCGGACGACCTGGAGCAGTTCGCCAAGCAGTTCAAGCAGCGCCGGATCAAACTGGGATTTACCCAAGCGGACGTGGGCTTGGCCCTGGGCACCCTGTACGGGAACGTCTTCTCGCAGACCACCATCTGCAGGTTCGAGGCCCTGCAGCTGAGCTTCAAGAACATGTGCAAGCTGAAGCCTTTGTTGAACAAGTGGTTGGAGGAGGCGGACTCGTCCTCGGGCAGCCCCACCAGCATAGACAAGATCGCAGCCCAGGGGCGCAAGAGGAAAAAGCGCACCTCCATCGAGGTGAGCGTCAAGGGAGCCCTGGAGAGCCACTTCCTCAAGTGCCCCAAGCCCTCTGCCCAGGAGATCACCTCGCTGGCGGACAGCCTACAGCTGGAGAAAGAGGTGGTGCGAGTGTGGTTTTGTaacaggagacagaaagagaaaCGCATGACTCCCCCGGGAGGGACTCTGCCCGGAGCCGAGGATGTATATGGGGCAAGTAGGGACACTCCACCACACCACGGGGTGCAGACGCCTGTGCAGTGAACTCACATgggggctggcggggggaggggggtattGACCCCCCCAATTCCCACCCCTCCAACTTTTGAtcgttcttttttcttttttatttctttttctttttttttttttacgttttCTCCTAtcttaaaaacagagaaaaaaaactgcACTGGACTATCCCGTAAACGGTAGCAGGTGAAATGATGTGTTTTGATCTTTACAGGCGAGTGCCCACGCAATGGAGTGGAGTGAGTATCACACACAAACAGACATGAGACAGACAGATACACGCACAGTGTCAGGCACTGAGAGAAATATTTCacaaaaactaaattaattaCGAAAAAAGAATGGAATCGACTCTGAGCCCTGCTAAACACAAAGGCAGCTTTAATCTTGGAATGATGCTCAGTATAGGCACATGCTGCTGTGTTTATTTGATGTGGCTCCCCACTAGGAATAAAACAATGAATCCCTTTTGATGTAGACAGTATTTAACCATTTGAATTTGCACTGCAAGAAAATTGAAGTTTACATTAACAAGTACATTTTTTCCTACCTTGATTTTGCAAATGACTTGCATTTCCCCCAGTGAGCGATAGGCAACCATTGACCAGCCTACAAAATGTTACTGTTATAGTCCTTGCTTTCTTTATGTGTATAtgtgaatttttgttataaacaagTCTTCTTACATATGTGTAAtgtttattttctccttttaccatagcaaatatatatataaacacaaacaACTGCCACTTCCAAGAGAGCTGACTCTCACAGACGCTTAAGACGTGCCTTCAGAGGCAAGAGTCCAGTTTGGAAGAGAATAATGAAAACCAATTACGTAAACTTCATTTTCAGGCAGTGTTTTGGGGTTGGGgacagtaaaagaaaaatgaatattgaCAGATTGCTTCATTTTAGGGAGGAAGGCCCGTTGTGAAAGCCCTCGGGGGAAATGTTGTGGAGGTTAAATGTATGTCTAGAGTTTTCCAACAGAAAGAAAGTGACACTCTGAAGAGaacctgcggggggggggaagttaACTTCAGACATCCCATATGTAAAGTTCTCTGTGCGCTTTTGGTATTCCTATTTACATCGCACTGGAGCAGATGCGCTGATGTCAGCCTCTAAACTTTGTTTTATTGAGCAGTTTCAACAAAAAGATATAAGCAGAAAAAACGGAGAACTTGCATATATATACGtaacacacaacacacagttctGGCTGCATGTCTAGTGCATTTATTGTTGCTTTActttccatatttatttttccGCTCATATATAACAATCCCACGCTCTTTGCTCAACTCGCTGCTCCATTCATTGCACGAAAGGACGAGCTTAAGTTGGGCAGCCTTATCTCTTTCACTGGAGGGAACCAAATTGATTGGGAAAATGCCATTTTCAATTCCTCTTTTCTTCCCTTCGTTGAGAGCTTTAAAGTGCATTTCTTGACCTTAGCTTGACGGGAAACGGTTAACTTTCCAAAAACAAAAGGCTATGGAGGGGAAGAAAACTTGAAACAGTGGCTGTGCATGAGATGCGGGGGGGACATTAAACTGTGCTAGCTACAAATTCACAAATGAACTATCTAATCAGCACAAAAGTGCGCTGTCATAGGGGAAAAAGCTTTTTTCACAATATGAAAAGTTTGCTTAGTTGAATGTTTGGCAATTATGGAGAAAAAATGTGAAACATTCTCTAGATGAACTATCATATCAACGGTGAATTCAGTAGGTAGGGCTTTAGAATATGGTCCTCATTGTCTCTTTAAGCGCCTGTCACATCTGGTTGTCTCTTTTATTTTCTTGGTGAGTAAATGGCGAGTTCTATTAGGCATATTTATTTGCctttattctgtttttttccccagcgaTTGTCATAACGATACAGGCACTGAGATTTTTTGGATGTATTCAGCTGCTTGCTATTTAGAGTGCTGAGGACTAGCTCCCAGTGATTCAGATCAGGACAGATCCAGTGGTAAAGGGAGGAAATGAACTTTTAGACACATTAATATGTGGGTAAGGTCAGAAAAACAGAGTTCAGAGGATGTTTGTGAAAAAGCCTCTAACTCTAAATAGGTttacttaaaataataataataaaaaagttacCACGCAAACCTTACTATGTATATATGTTTAATATTTGTCCTTTGAACTGCAGAAAtagtttaaatgttttctttgtctatttttctttgtttcttttttttaaaatgctacccAGGGAAATATTTTCATATCATTTTTAAGTGGTCTGCCTCAatgtatatttatttcttttaaagcaaACAGGT
Encoded proteins:
- the POU3F2 gene encoding POU domain, class 3, transcription factor 2, with protein sequence MATTASNHYSLLTSSSSMVHAEPPGSMQPGAGYRDAQTLVQADYTLQSNGHPLSHAHQWITALSHGGGGGGGGDSPWSTSPLGQQDIKPSVVQSGGRGDELQQHQQQHQQQQGRPPHLVHHAGSHHAAAGAWRTGASAHLPPSMASSNGGQAGLLYSQPPGFTVNGMLSSGQPGLHHHGLRDAHDEQQQHHGGEHPGGHPQQHPPHQQQQHPGGGGGGHHDPHSDEDTPTSDDLEQFAKQFKQRRIKLGFTQADVGLALGTLYGNVFSQTTICRFEALQLSFKNMCKLKPLLNKWLEEADSSSGSPTSIDKIAAQGRKRKKRTSIEVSVKGALESHFLKCPKPSAQEITSLADSLQLEKEVVRVWFCNRRQKEKRMTPPGGTLPGAEDVYGASRDTPPHHGVQTPVQ